The Ancylobacter sp. WKF20 genome contains a region encoding:
- the dcd gene encoding dCTP deaminase produces MILTDRDILDALAAGTLSIEPPPPAEFYAPNGVDLRLDSRLTLYREPGPGEDPVIDPAGPGYSFREAITRMADDIEIGEEGFVLDPGRLVLGWTLERVDFGAGARLAARVEGKSSLARIGLIVHLTAPTIHAGSTGRIQLEIINLGPRPIRLRSGMKVCQLILEQTLGVPQRRYGGQFAGQRAAG; encoded by the coding sequence GTGATTCTGACCGACCGCGACATTCTCGACGCCCTCGCCGCCGGCACGCTCAGCATCGAGCCCCCGCCCCCGGCGGAGTTCTACGCGCCGAACGGCGTGGACCTCAGGCTCGACAGCCGGCTCACCCTCTACCGGGAGCCGGGGCCGGGCGAAGATCCGGTGATCGACCCGGCGGGGCCGGGCTACAGTTTTCGCGAGGCCATCACCCGGATGGCGGATGACATCGAGATCGGCGAGGAGGGCTTCGTGCTCGATCCCGGCCGGCTGGTGCTGGGCTGGACTCTGGAGCGGGTCGATTTCGGCGCCGGGGCGCGGCTCGCCGCGCGCGTCGAGGGCAAGAGCTCGCTCGCCCGCATCGGCCTGATCGTCCACCTGACTGCACCGACCATCCACGCCGGATCGACCGGCCGCATCCAACTCGAGATCATCAATCTCGGCCCGCGCCCGATCCGCCTGCGCAGCGGTATGAAGGTGTGCCAGCTGATCCTGGAGCAGACGCTGGGCGTGCCCCAGCGCCGCTATGGCGGGCAATTCGCCGGCCAGCGGGCGGCCGGCTGA
- a CDS encoding NAD(P)H-dependent oxidoreductase, whose translation MTDRPKILGISGSLRAGSFSTAVLEALKVALADTADLTVFRLNGVEMYNQDEDTETPPAHAAALRAAIAAADGVILASPEYNYGTSGALKNAIDWGSRPYGKGALRGKPALVLTSSPGSTGGIRAQAQVRETLSAAGSRVIDYPHLAIPSVGEKVKDGVFTDDKTKAFVLGGVEALLKEIKLLALAKAHGL comes from the coding sequence ATGACCGACCGCCCGAAGATCCTCGGCATTTCCGGCAGCCTGCGCGCCGGCTCCTTCTCCACCGCCGTCCTCGAGGCGCTGAAGGTCGCGCTCGCCGACACGGCGGACCTCACCGTGTTCCGCCTGAACGGCGTCGAGATGTACAATCAGGACGAGGACACCGAGACGCCGCCGGCCCATGCAGCGGCGCTGCGCGCGGCGATCGCGGCGGCGGATGGCGTCATCCTCGCCTCGCCGGAATATAATTACGGCACCTCCGGCGCGTTGAAGAACGCCATCGACTGGGGCTCGCGCCCCTATGGCAAGGGCGCGCTGCGCGGCAAGCCGGCGCTCGTGCTCACCTCCTCGCCCGGCTCCACCGGCGGCATCCGCGCCCAGGCGCAGGTCCGCGAGACGCTGAGCGCCGCCGGCTCGCGCGTCATCGACTACCCGCACCTCGCCATCCCCTCGGTCGGCGAGAAGGTGAAGGACGGGGTGTTCACGGACGACAAGACCAAGGCCTTCGTGCTCGGCGGCGTCGAGGCGCTCTTGAAGGAGATCAAGCTCCTCGCCCTCGCCAAGGCGCACGGGCTCTGA
- a CDS encoding terminase family protein, whose translation MSACWRAGKLPEALAALDPAACRWLLHHWPLIGRPAQHPPACAQGGGDWLTWLVLGGRGAGKTRAGAEWVRALVHGRAGPKAGRIALIAETFNDVREVMVEGVSGLLAIHPRAERPRWEPTRRRLEWPNGAVAQGFSAEDPEALRGPQFDAAWCDELAKWRQAQASFDMLQFGLRLGARPRQMVTTTPRPTALIRALLADPRTAVTRMGTAENAAHLAPSFLDTVVGRYAGTRLGRQELAGELIEDRPDALWNRTALEAAREDAAPEMMREKLTRIVVAVDPPASSRRTADACGLVAAGIDRDGVVHVLADESAQGLTPTAWGARAVGLFHRLSADRVVVEINQGGEMVRTILAGIDPAVPVREVRATRGKWLRAEPVAALYEQGRVRHAGVFPALEDEMCDFAPEGLSNGRSPDRLDALVWAVTALALGPQSAPRVRRV comes from the coding sequence TTGAGCGCGTGCTGGCGGGCGGGAAAGCTCCCTGAGGCGCTCGCCGCCCTCGACCCCGCCGCCTGCCGCTGGCTGCTGCACCACTGGCCGCTGATCGGCCGCCCGGCGCAGCACCCGCCCGCCTGCGCGCAGGGCGGGGGCGACTGGCTGACCTGGCTGGTGCTGGGCGGGCGCGGCGCCGGCAAGACGCGGGCGGGCGCCGAATGGGTGCGCGCCCTCGTTCATGGCCGGGCCGGCCCGAAGGCGGGGCGCATCGCGCTCATCGCCGAGACCTTCAACGATGTGCGCGAGGTAATGGTGGAGGGCGTCTCCGGCCTTCTCGCCATTCACCCGCGGGCTGAGCGCCCGCGCTGGGAGCCAACCCGGAGGCGCCTCGAATGGCCGAATGGCGCGGTGGCGCAGGGCTTTTCCGCCGAAGACCCGGAGGCGCTGCGCGGCCCGCAATTCGACGCCGCCTGGTGCGATGAACTCGCCAAATGGCGCCAGGCGCAGGCGAGTTTCGACATGCTGCAATTCGGCCTGCGCCTCGGCGCCCGGCCGCGCCAGATGGTGACGACGACCCCGCGCCCGACCGCGCTGATCCGCGCTTTGCTGGCTGATCCGCGCACGGCCGTCACCCGCATGGGCACGGCGGAGAACGCCGCCCATCTCGCCCCGAGCTTCCTCGACACGGTGGTCGGGCGCTATGCCGGCACGCGGCTCGGCCGGCAGGAGCTGGCGGGCGAGCTGATCGAGGACCGGCCGGACGCGCTGTGGAACCGCACGGCGCTGGAGGCCGCGCGGGAAGACGCCGCGCCGGAGATGATGCGCGAAAAGCTGACCCGTATCGTCGTGGCGGTCGATCCGCCCGCCTCCTCGCGCCGCACGGCGGATGCCTGCGGGCTGGTCGCGGCGGGGATCGACCGCGACGGCGTCGTCCATGTGCTGGCCGATGAGAGCGCGCAGGGCCTGACGCCAACCGCCTGGGGCGCGCGGGCGGTCGGGCTGTTTCATCGTCTGTCCGCCGACCGCGTGGTGGTGGAGATCAACCAGGGCGGGGAGATGGTGCGCACCATCCTCGCCGGCATCGACCCCGCCGTGCCGGTGCGCGAGGTGCGGGCGACGCGCGGCAAATGGCTGCGCGCCGAGCCGGTCGCCGCGCTCTACGAGCAGGGCCGCGTGCGCCATGCCGGGGTGTTCCCCGCGCTGGAGGACGAGATGTGCGACTTCGCCCCCGAGGGCCTGTCCAATGGCCGCTCGCCCGACCGGCTCGACGCGCTGGTCTGGGCCGTGACGGCACTCGCGCTGGGCCCCCAGTCCGCGCCTCGGGTGCGGCGGGTGTGA